From the Nocardiopsis changdeensis genome, one window contains:
- the gabT gene encoding 4-aminobutyrate--2-oxoglutarate transaminase produces MAVTEVAQSRRVVTEIPGPKSRELQERRVAAVAKGVGSVLPVYVTRAGGGIVEDVDGNALIDFGSGIAVTNVGNADPRVVERSAEQLGRFTHTCFMVNPYEAYVDVCEALNRITPGDHEKRSILLNSGAEAVENAVKIARSATGRQAVVVFDHAYHGRTNLTMGLTAKNMPYKQGFGPFAGEIHRMPMAYAYRWPTGPENCGPEAAAMVIDQITKQIGADNVAAVVIEPIQGEGGFIEPAPGFLPAVVEFCRANGIVFVADEVQTGFARTGQMFACEHEGIVPDLITTAKGIAGGLPLAAVTGRAELMDAVHGGGLGGTYGGNPTACAAALASLEAIESDDLVGRAREIGDLMLGRLRKLAEEHPVIGDVRGRGAMIAIELVKEDKTPDAEALGKVLSYCHSQGLILLSAGTYGNVIRMLPPLVIGDDLLNEGLDILAEAFARL; encoded by the coding sequence ATGGCCGTGACCGAGGTCGCCCAGTCCCGCCGGGTCGTCACCGAGATCCCCGGTCCCAAGTCCCGTGAGCTCCAGGAGCGCCGTGTCGCGGCCGTCGCCAAGGGCGTCGGCAGCGTGCTGCCCGTCTACGTGACCCGGGCCGGCGGCGGGATCGTCGAGGACGTCGACGGCAACGCCCTCATCGACTTCGGCTCGGGCATCGCCGTGACCAACGTCGGCAACGCCGACCCGCGCGTGGTGGAGCGCTCCGCCGAGCAGCTGGGCCGGTTCACGCACACGTGTTTCATGGTCAACCCGTACGAGGCGTACGTGGACGTGTGCGAGGCCCTCAACCGGATCACCCCCGGCGACCACGAGAAGCGCTCGATCCTGCTGAACTCCGGCGCCGAGGCCGTCGAGAACGCGGTGAAGATCGCCCGCAGCGCCACCGGGCGCCAGGCCGTCGTGGTGTTCGACCACGCCTACCACGGCCGCACCAACCTCACCATGGGCCTGACCGCCAAGAACATGCCCTACAAGCAGGGCTTCGGACCGTTCGCGGGCGAGATCCACCGCATGCCCATGGCCTACGCCTACCGCTGGCCCACCGGCCCGGAGAACTGCGGCCCCGAGGCCGCCGCCATGGTCATCGACCAGATCACCAAGCAGATCGGCGCGGACAACGTCGCCGCCGTGGTGATCGAGCCGATCCAGGGCGAGGGCGGCTTCATCGAGCCCGCCCCCGGCTTCCTGCCCGCCGTGGTGGAGTTCTGCCGCGCCAACGGGATCGTGTTCGTCGCCGACGAGGTGCAGACCGGCTTCGCGCGCACCGGGCAGATGTTCGCCTGCGAGCACGAGGGCATCGTCCCGGACCTCATCACGACCGCCAAGGGCATCGCGGGCGGCCTGCCGCTGGCCGCGGTGACCGGCCGCGCCGAGCTCATGGACGCCGTGCACGGCGGCGGCCTGGGCGGCACCTACGGCGGCAACCCGACCGCCTGCGCCGCCGCGCTGGCGTCGCTGGAGGCCATCGAGTCCGACGACCTGGTCGGGCGCGCCCGCGAGATCGGCGACCTGATGCTGGGCCGGCTGCGCAAGCTGGCCGAGGAGCACCCGGTGATCGGCGACGTGCGCGGCCGCGGCGCGATGATCGCGATCGAGCTGGTCAAGGAGGACAAGACCCCGGACGCGGAGGCGCTGGGCAAGGTCCTGTCGTACTGCCACTCCCAGGGCCTGATCCTGCTGAGCGCGGGCACCTACGGCAACGTGATCCGCATGCTGCCGCCGCTGGTCATCGGCGACGACCTCCTCAACGAGGGCCTGGACATCCTGGCCGAGG
- a CDS encoding PucR family transcriptional regulator — MPPTLGGLVRTPSLGLSPLTGDEGLERTVGWVAVSELTDPTPYLAGGELLLTTGVRWADSRPDLREYVRRLARRDIAGLGFGVGVALERTPEELREAAAEFGVVLLEVARRTPFIAIGKEVSRVLAKEEYEGLSRAFTAQRDLTRAALTGAEAVVDRLARDLGARVLLMAADGSPRHTAPAGAALRPQDLAGELERLKTAGPRASVAVTAGGDRIWAQPLATGRRVRGFLAVGTGGPLGPEQRTLVNAAVSLLSLELERDAHGDIARMGEGVLAALLTGALDPAHPGAERLVAVLPPAPVVVAAADGVQGAHPPHGVLVAGHEGRAVLLASADTPAAALADLLDGPVGISEPADYTGLAVALAQAERAREAARSRGGEPVRAAELPGGLLGLADTPAGVRMAEELLAPLLAERSGAELLASLRAYLAASGRWDAAADALGVHRHTLRYRMRRIRDLLPVDLDDPDVRAELWMALRLHGGRA; from the coding sequence ATGCCACCGACCCTGGGCGGACTGGTGCGGACGCCCTCCCTTGGGCTGAGCCCGCTCACCGGCGACGAGGGGCTGGAGCGCACGGTGGGGTGGGTCGCGGTCAGCGAGCTCACCGACCCCACCCCCTACCTGGCCGGGGGCGAACTGCTGCTCACCACCGGCGTCCGCTGGGCCGACTCCCGGCCGGACCTGCGCGAATACGTGCGCAGGCTGGCCCGGCGCGACATCGCCGGTCTCGGGTTCGGCGTGGGCGTGGCCCTGGAGCGGACCCCGGAGGAGCTGCGGGAGGCGGCCGCCGAGTTCGGCGTCGTCCTGTTGGAGGTCGCCCGCCGGACCCCCTTCATCGCCATCGGCAAGGAGGTCTCCCGGGTCCTGGCCAAGGAGGAGTACGAGGGCCTCAGCCGCGCCTTCACCGCCCAGCGCGACCTCACCCGCGCCGCCCTGACCGGGGCCGAGGCCGTCGTCGACCGGCTCGCCCGGGACCTGGGCGCCCGCGTGCTGCTGATGGCGGCCGACGGCTCCCCGCGCCACACGGCCCCCGCCGGGGCGGCCCTGCGCCCGCAGGACCTGGCCGGGGAGCTGGAGCGGCTCAAGACCGCGGGGCCGCGCGCCAGCGTGGCGGTCACGGCGGGCGGCGACCGTATCTGGGCCCAGCCGCTGGCCACCGGCCGCCGGGTCCGCGGGTTCCTGGCCGTGGGCACCGGCGGGCCGCTGGGGCCCGAGCAGCGGACCCTGGTCAACGCCGCCGTCTCCCTGCTGTCCCTGGAACTGGAGCGGGACGCCCACGGCGACATCGCCCGCATGGGCGAGGGGGTGCTCGCCGCCCTCCTCACCGGCGCCCTGGACCCGGCCCACCCCGGCGCCGAGCGGCTGGTCGCGGTGCTCCCTCCCGCCCCGGTGGTGGTCGCCGCCGCGGACGGGGTCCAGGGCGCCCACCCCCCGCACGGCGTCCTCGTCGCCGGACACGAGGGCCGGGCCGTGCTGCTGGCCTCGGCCGACACCCCGGCCGCGGCCCTCGCCGACCTGCTCGACGGTCCCGTCGGGATCAGCGAACCGGCCGACTACACCGGGCTCGCCGTCGCCCTGGCCCAGGCCGAGCGCGCCCGCGAGGCGGCCCGCTCCCGGGGCGGGGAGCCGGTGCGGGCCGCCGAACTGCCCGGCGGCCTGCTGGGCCTGGCCGACACCCCCGCCGGGGTCCGGATGGCCGAGGAACTGCTCGCCCCGCTGCTGGCGGAGCGCTCCGGCGCCGAACTGCTCGCCTCCCTGCGCGCGTACCTGGCGGCCTCCGGGCGCTGGGACGCCGCGGCCGACGCCCTGGGCGTGCACCGGCACACCCTGCGCTACCGGATGCGCCGCATCCGCGACCTGCTTCCGGTCGACCTCGACGACCCCGACGTGCGCGCCGAGCTGTGGATGGCCCTGCGCCTGCACGGCGGCCGCGCCTGA
- a CDS encoding DNA helicase, whose translation MRSLRDDEQEIGDLGTPVPSGRRPAVIRIRRQGTGGASPHWKPPAAEDTDPRALLGYLRACLRREAVHTHTVLLGHLDGDTCACLPGGAETLFSGGGDRVPAGAAAARVVRLAARHGQALRYGYPLVILGEGADRAALPLLTVDVQAVEDPAFPDAPRIRAIGPPDVNAALLERLGATDPEDLFELRTRLRSGARGPYPAAVADLAVKVRTLLSRLEIERVDDIDPAATRDAPRDPVDGAHNVAVLFRAGPGARPGDRVPEPGTVEAVLADLDPTERDGIDPGAIGDTALQALLRGPGGAAGPEPDPARGARAEDGRDPGGHGADPVPISASPLDQARYAALCAAMADRLTAVAAPPGTGVHDLVDAVVRTAVGSGLRVLVCGRTEHDIREVLRRAEGGHPVMRVGGKEHRAAEARLIGRLLADHGGAPPRHEDPAAHRADLARHWSVVRAVWDEMDGMAAGGYELAHLALERELGIAAGWDPDRLFTPERGGPEYWLPRAERAFAGGLGAFQHRSAIRRELGLDTDPETLARLCATARLESRWRAALDRRTRHAPLGELTERLARAREEHRRAGADCLAAAVEPRLWRGRPALENRLETLNWHHGPGWPGMEGLIEVLPAWTCRTDQVRALPPRAGLFDLVVVLGAERTRVCELLPALHRAARALVVGDPAHPGPASALEPDEERRALAAAGLAADRLDERGLRHGTGSALRAAERAAGGILWLDEHSGAPPLLAETASRHCYGGRVSVSTAPDPGGGPAFEWRDVAGVCEAAPGLSYINREEAYRAAVVVDEIDEHLPLGRTIAVVAPTQPQVALLRRLLRPRAFRHRVVVGGPDLLGGDLDRADITVLSPLLARGAPAIIERRVRRMGHLWAAVLTRTGQRLVVVGDRSHWEAGDGPLAELVAVPENTPDGACRALVDRLREAGTRVGVQQTVEGWTADLVVRFGARRLLILLDREPDGRGLRRLMARGDALNRITGDPVVVVPAWRCLADPDRLVREILEAR comes from the coding sequence GTGAGATCACTACGGGACGATGAGCAGGAGATCGGCGACCTCGGGACACCGGTCCCCTCCGGGCGGCGGCCGGCGGTCATCCGGATCCGCAGGCAGGGGACGGGCGGGGCGTCCCCGCACTGGAAGCCGCCCGCCGCCGAGGACACCGACCCCCGCGCCCTGCTGGGCTACCTGCGCGCCTGCCTGCGCCGCGAGGCCGTGCACACCCACACGGTCCTGCTGGGCCACCTCGACGGCGACACCTGCGCCTGCCTGCCCGGAGGCGCCGAGACACTGTTCAGCGGCGGCGGCGACCGCGTCCCGGCCGGGGCCGCGGCCGCCCGGGTCGTGCGCCTGGCCGCCCGGCACGGGCAGGCCCTGCGCTACGGCTACCCCCTCGTCATCCTCGGCGAGGGAGCCGACCGGGCCGCCCTGCCCCTGCTCACCGTGGACGTCCAGGCGGTCGAGGACCCCGCGTTCCCCGACGCCCCCCGGATCCGCGCGATCGGCCCGCCCGACGTCAACGCCGCGCTGCTGGAGCGGCTGGGCGCCACCGACCCCGAGGACCTCTTCGAGCTGCGGACCCGGCTGCGCTCCGGCGCCCGCGGCCCCTACCCCGCGGCCGTCGCCGACCTGGCCGTCAAGGTGCGCACCCTGCTCTCCCGCCTGGAGATCGAGCGGGTCGACGACATCGACCCGGCGGCCACCCGGGACGCGCCCCGCGACCCCGTCGACGGCGCCCACAACGTCGCCGTCCTGTTCCGGGCCGGTCCCGGGGCCCGCCCCGGCGACCGGGTGCCCGAACCGGGCACCGTGGAGGCGGTGCTGGCCGACCTCGATCCCACCGAACGGGACGGCATCGACCCCGGGGCCATCGGGGACACCGCCCTCCAGGCCCTGCTGCGGGGGCCCGGCGGCGCCGCCGGGCCGGAACCGGACCCCGCCCGCGGCGCCCGGGCCGAGGACGGGCGCGACCCCGGCGGGCACGGCGCCGACCCCGTCCCGATCAGCGCCTCGCCCCTGGACCAGGCCCGGTACGCCGCGCTGTGCGCGGCCATGGCCGACCGGCTCACCGCCGTGGCGGCCCCGCCCGGCACCGGCGTCCACGACCTCGTCGACGCCGTGGTCCGCACCGCCGTCGGCTCCGGCCTGCGGGTCCTGGTGTGCGGGCGCACCGAGCACGACATCCGCGAGGTCCTGCGCCGGGCCGAGGGCGGCCACCCGGTCATGCGGGTCGGCGGCAAGGAGCACCGGGCCGCCGAGGCGCGCCTCATCGGGCGCCTGCTCGCCGACCACGGCGGTGCCCCTCCCCGCCACGAGGACCCCGCCGCCCACCGCGCCGACCTGGCCCGCCACTGGTCCGTGGTCCGCGCCGTCTGGGACGAGATGGACGGCATGGCCGCGGGCGGGTACGAGCTCGCCCACCTGGCCCTGGAGCGCGAACTGGGCATCGCCGCCGGCTGGGACCCCGACCGGCTGTTCACCCCCGAGCGCGGCGGCCCGGAGTACTGGCTGCCGCGGGCCGAACGCGCCTTCGCCGGCGGCCTGGGCGCCTTCCAGCACCGCTCCGCCATCCGCCGCGAACTGGGCCTGGACACCGACCCCGAGACCCTCGCCCGGCTGTGCGCGACCGCCCGCCTGGAGAGCCGCTGGCGCGCCGCCCTGGACCGGCGCACCCGGCACGCGCCCCTGGGCGAGCTGACGGAGCGGCTGGCCCGGGCCCGGGAGGAGCACCGCCGCGCCGGTGCCGACTGCCTGGCCGCCGCCGTCGAACCCCGGCTGTGGCGGGGCAGACCCGCCCTGGAGAACCGGCTGGAGACCCTCAACTGGCACCACGGCCCGGGCTGGCCCGGTATGGAGGGGCTGATCGAGGTGCTGCCCGCCTGGACGTGCCGCACCGACCAGGTCCGCGCCCTGCCCCCGCGCGCGGGCCTGTTCGACCTGGTCGTGGTGCTGGGCGCGGAGCGGACCCGGGTCTGCGAGCTGCTGCCCGCCCTGCACCGGGCGGCCCGGGCCCTGGTCGTGGGCGACCCGGCGCACCCCGGCCCGGCCAGCGCGCTGGAACCCGACGAGGAGCGCCGCGCCCTGGCCGCCGCCGGGCTCGCCGCCGACCGGCTGGACGAGCGGGGCCTGCGCCACGGGACCGGGTCGGCGCTGCGCGCGGCCGAGCGCGCCGCCGGCGGGATCCTGTGGCTGGACGAGCACTCCGGGGCGCCGCCCCTGCTCGCCGAGACCGCCTCGCGCCACTGCTACGGAGGGCGGGTGTCGGTGTCCACCGCGCCCGACCCGGGCGGCGGCCCGGCCTTCGAATGGCGCGACGTCGCGGGCGTCTGCGAGGCCGCCCCCGGCCTGTCCTACATCAACCGGGAGGAGGCCTACCGCGCCGCCGTGGTCGTCGACGAGATCGACGAGCACCTGCCGCTCGGGCGCACCATCGCCGTGGTCGCGCCGACCCAGCCCCAGGTGGCGCTGCTGCGCCGCCTGCTGCGGCCGCGGGCCTTCCGCCACCGCGTCGTGGTCGGCGGACCCGACCTGCTCGGCGGCGACCTCGACCGCGCGGACATCACCGTCCTCTCGCCGCTGCTCGCCAGGGGCGCCCCCGCGATCATCGAGCGCCGCGTGCGCCGCATGGGACACCTGTGGGCCGCGGTGCTCACCCGCACCGGGCAGCGGCTCGTGGTCGTCGGCGACCGCTCCCACTGGGAGGCCGGCGACGGCCCGCTCGCCGAACTGGTCGCCGTACCCGAGAACACCCCGGACGGCGCCTGCCGGGCCCTGGTGGACCGGCTCCGGGAGGCGGGCACCCGCGTCGGCGTCCAGCAGACCGTGGAGGGCTGGACCGCCGACCTCGTGGTCCGCTTCGGAGCCCGGCGCCTGCTCATCCTCCTGGACCGCGAACCCGACGGCCGCGGGCTGCGCCGGCTCATGGCCCGCGGCGACGCCCTCAACCGCATCACCGGCGACCCCGTCGTGGTGGTCCCCGCCTGGCGCTGCCTCGCCGACCCCGACCGCCTCGTCCGGGAGATCCTCGAGGCCCGCTGA
- a CDS encoding Fpg/Nei family DNA glycosylase produces the protein MPEGHTLHRLAAHFDKTFGGGAVRASSPQGRFADGAARIDGRVLTTGEAHGKHLFLGFDSGEWLRVHLGLYGAWTFGDADGERHLGAPRAAGAGRTDLVRDADGFVVPPAPTGTVRARLVNASGWADLRGPSACEVVTEEEKLAVQERLGPDPLRPDADPERAWRAVSRSRTSIAALLMRQEVIAGIGNIYRAESLFRAGLDPMTPGRDLTRRQWDALWDDLAGLLRDGVRDGYIITTRPEHRPDPGALPVPRPDTLYVCYRTGEPCRVCGSPIASAELAGRTLYWCPGCQPA, from the coding sequence GTGCCCGAGGGCCACACTCTGCACCGGTTGGCGGCGCACTTCGACAAGACCTTCGGCGGCGGCGCCGTGCGGGCCTCCAGCCCCCAGGGCCGCTTCGCCGACGGGGCGGCCCGGATCGACGGCCGGGTCCTGACCACCGGCGAGGCGCACGGCAAGCACCTGTTCCTGGGCTTCGACTCGGGGGAGTGGCTGCGGGTCCACCTGGGCCTGTACGGCGCGTGGACCTTCGGCGACGCCGACGGCGAGCGCCACCTGGGCGCGCCCCGCGCCGCCGGGGCCGGCCGGACCGACCTGGTCCGCGACGCGGACGGGTTCGTCGTGCCGCCCGCGCCGACCGGCACCGTCCGGGCCCGGCTGGTCAACGCCTCCGGCTGGGCCGACCTGCGCGGCCCCTCGGCCTGCGAGGTCGTCACCGAGGAGGAGAAGCTGGCGGTCCAGGAGCGTCTGGGGCCCGACCCGCTGCGCCCCGACGCCGACCCCGAACGCGCCTGGCGTGCGGTCTCCCGCTCCCGGACGAGCATCGCCGCCCTGCTCATGCGGCAGGAGGTCATCGCCGGGATCGGCAACATCTACCGCGCCGAGTCCCTGTTCCGCGCGGGCCTGGACCCGATGACCCCCGGCCGCGACCTCACCCGGCGGCAGTGGGACGCCCTCTGGGACGACCTGGCCGGGCTGCTCCGGGACGGCGTCCGCGACGGCTACATCATCACGACCCGACCCGAGCACCGGCCCGACCCCGGCGCGCTCCCGGTGCCCCGGCCGGACACCCTGTACGTCTGCTACCGCACCGGCGAACCCTGCCGGGTGTGCGGATCCCCGATCGCCTCGGCCGAGCTGGCCGGACGAACGCTCTACTGGTGCCCGGGCTGTCAGCCCGCGTGA